CTTTGTTCACCTTCGCCTTCCGGTCGAGGGCGGAGGTGGAGCGGTTGTGCACCGGTGGAACCCGGGACCGGCGCCCGCCCCGCCCGGCATCGCGCCGGACGCCTTCGCCGCCCTCGACGACATCGAGAAGATCCGCTAGCGCGGTATCGACGACGTGACGGACGACGACATCAACGTGTACGGGGCGACGGGGACGAAGGTGTGAACGCATGCCGCTGTACGCATGTTGCCGTCCACATGGCAGAAACCCGTGTGTAGGCGGCATGTATCTCCCTAGGGTGCGGGCATGACTGTCGCAGCCGAGTCGCCCAGTGCGCCCGCCTCCGTCCCCGCCGCCGCTCCAGGCCCCGTGCCCGTTCCTGCCTCCGTGCCTTCGCTCGCCGCCCGGGTCCGGTCGATCGGCGGCTCGCCCGTGCGGGACATCCTCGCCGTCACCGCCCGCCCCGAGGTGATCAACTTCGCGGGCGGGCTGCCCGCGCCGGAGCTGTTCGACCGCGAGGGCGTGGCCGCCGCGTTCCGGTTCGCGCTGGAGGAGGTTCCGGCCCAGGCCCTCCAGTACGCCACGACCGAGGGCGAGCCGAGCCTGCGTGAGCGGCTGGCGGCACGGACGACGGCCCGTGGACTGCCCACGACCGCCGACGACCTCCTCGTCACCACGGGTTCCCAGCAAGCCCTGTCCCTGCTGGCGACCGCACTCCTCGACCCCGGCGACACGGTGCTCGTCGAGGCGCCCTGCTACCTGGCCGCCCTCCAGGTCTTCGGTCTGGCGGGAGCCAGGATCGTGGCGGTGCCCGGCGACGCGGACGGCCCGGACCCCGAGGCGCTCGCCGACCTCGTGGTCCGTGAACGGCCGAAGCTCCTCTACACCGTCCCCACCTTCCAGAACCCCACCGGCCGCACCGTCCCCGCCGAGCGCCGTGCCGCGGTCGCCGCCGTCGCCGCCCGGCACGGTCTGTGGATCGTCGAGGACGACCCCTACGGCGAACTCCGCTACGACGGCGAGCGCGTCCCCTGGATCGCCGCCCACCCCGACGCCCGCGACCGTACGGTCCTCCTCGGCTCCTTCTCCAAGGTCATGGCACCCGGCATCCGGCTGGGCTGGCTGCGCGCGCCGGACGAGCTGCGCCGGGCCTGCGTCGTCGCCAAGCAGGCCGCCGATCTGCACACCCCCACCGTCAACCAGCTCGCCGCGGCACGGTACTTGACCGCCTTCGACCTGGACGCGCACGTGGCCCGGGTCGCCGCCGTGTACCGGGAGCGCCGGGACGCCATGCTCGCGGGCCTCGCGGACGCCCTCCCGGCAGGGTCGGTGTGGACCCGTCCGGAGGGCGGCATGTTCCTCTGGGTCCGCCTCCCCGAGTCGTACGACACCACGGCCCTCCTGCCGCAGGTCGTCGCCCAGGACGTGGCGTACGTCCCCGGCGCCCCCTTCTACGCCGGTGAGCCCGACCGCTCGACCCTGCGCCTGTGCTTCGTGACGCAGACCCCGGAGGAGATCGGGGAGGGGCTGCGCAGGCTGGGGCGGGGGCTCACGGGGTAGCGCGGATCAGTCCCACCAGAAGGTCCAGGTGGGCTCGCCGACGAGCTGCTGGGCGTAGGCCTCCAGGGTGCCCGGGCCCTGGAGGACGTTGTCCGGGCAGAACGCGAAGTGCTCGGCGGCGATCGGCTCCGCCTCCGCGAGGGTGCCGGGCGGGGCCGCGACGGATACGGCCAGGACGTCGAAACCGAGGCCGACGACCCGTATGCCGAAGCGGTCCTCCCAGGAGCGCAGGACGGCGCACAGTCGCGCGACGTCGTGCTCGTGGTTGGCCGGGCCCGACCAGCCGACGGCCGCCGGGACGTCCGCGCTGCGGCGGGCGGGGACCAGGGCGACATGCGGCGACCCGAACCAGGAAGGCCCCTGCTCCGCAAGGGTGTCGGCGATCTGCGCGGCGCGTGCGTCCGGATCCGCCGTCAGGGTGCCGGGCGCGGCGAGGCCGGGCCACTCCTCGCCGTCCGCCGCGCACTCCTCCCAGTACTCCGCGAGGATCTCCTCCGCGTCGTGGTCCCCGGGGTACGACACCGCGGCGGGCATCAACTCCCATTCCGACGGGCCGCCTTGGGAGCCGCCGAGGTCGACCAGGACGGGAACCAGCCCGGCCCGTCCCGCCGTCCCGCCCAGGGCCGTCCAGTTGCCGGAGGAGGCGGACTGCTCCGCGTGCCACAGCAACGGCTCGTGCCACACGCCTTCGTCCGTCGTGTCGATCAGCCGGCCCGGCGGGAGCTGGAGGCCGAGGGAGCGGCCGCTGGGATCGGAGGCCAGTTTGGGGAGCGGATTGGGAAGAGTCGCCATGCCGGTGACTGTAAGGGCAGGCACTGACACCGGCCCGGTCGGTGTGTCCCGTCCGGTCCGCGACGGCCGTCAGGCGGAGTGTCTCGCGCGCCGACGGCGCCAGACGTGCGTCAGCCAGATGCCCAGACCGACGAGCGGGAGGACGACGGCGGCCGGGATGACCACACCCGCGCCTCCCACCAGCAGGAAGGTGATCAGGGCGTCGCCGATCGACGGGCCGTCCGCGCCGCCCAACTGCCGCTCCTCGCCATGGTGTTCTCACGTCGTCGAGGGGTGGGACGTGCGGGTGCGAGGAGTTGGTTCCGGGGCCCGGCCCACCCGGGCCTCGAAGCACTCCTTCCTGCCGTCCGCCGTCGGCAGGAAACAGGTCCGGACGAGCGTCCCGGGGCGGGTCGCCGTCATGGCGGTGTGCACATAGGTGTCCGCCTCGGCGCGGTCCTTGACCTCGGCTCGGTACGGGCGGACGCCGCCCACGGCTTCGGACTCGATCCGGTCGCCGATCCGCGCACCCCACATCCGGGTCCGACTCGTCCCGCACTCTCTGCTGTACCGCAGTTGCACCGACGCCCCGGTGGCGGTGGCGGTGACGTGCTCGGCGACGGTCTCCGGCGCGGTGGCGCACCGCATGTCCATCGGGCTCCCGGCCTCGCAGGCGGTTCCCCGGCAGCGCGGGCCGGTGACGGACGGGGACGGGGACACCGCCGGGTGCGGTGCGCCGTGCTGGCCCGGGAGGAGTAAGAGGGTCAACGCGATGGCCCCGGACACCGCGGCGACTCAAGGACGACTACGGCTACACCGGCAAGATCGACGGCATCGCCGGGTCGGGGACCGGCGCGGCGTTCAAGCGGTTCGCCGCCTGACGTACCCGGCCATGACCGCGGCCCGCCCTCCCCGGAAGCCGGAAACCGGATGCCGGAAGGAGGACGGGCCGCGGTACGTCGATCGCCTCTGCGCGGGGCTGTTCCCTCAGAGCTTGTCGGGGGTCCGGATGCCCAGCAGGGCCATGCCCAGGTGGAGGGTGCGGGCCGTGAGGTCCACCAGGAACAGGCGGTTCTCGACGACCTCCGGCGAGTTGTCGGGGGACAGCACATGGCACTGGTCGTAGAACGTCGTCAGGTGCGAGGCCAGCTGGTACAGGTACGCGGCCAGCTTGTGCGGCTCGTACGCCGCCGCGACCTCGTGCACCGTCTCGCCGAACCGGTCCAGGTGCAGGCCCAACGCCCGCTCCGCCGGGGCCAGTTCCAGCTCCGGGTGAGCGGCCGGGCGGGCCTCGCCGGCCTTGCGCAGGATCGACTGGATACGGGCGTACGCGTACTGGAGGTAGACGGAGGTGTCGCCGTTCAGCGAGACCATCTGGTCCAGGTCGAACTTGTAGTCCCGCACGGCGGACGTCGACAGGTCGGCGTACTTCACCGCGCCGACACCTACGTACCGGCCGTTCTCCACGATCTCCGGCTCGGACAGGCCCACCTTCACGGCCTTCTCCCGGACCACCGTCGTGGCCCGCTCGACCGCCTCGTCGAGGAGGTCGACCAGCTTGACCGTCTCGCCCTCACGGGTCTTGAACGGCTTGCCGTCCTTGCCGAGGACCGTGCCGAACGCCAACTGGTGCGCCTTGACGTCCTCGTTCAGCCAGCCCGCCCTGCGCGCCGTCTCGAAGACCATCTTGAAGTGCAGCGACTGACGGGCGTCCACCACGTACAGCAGCGTGCTCGCCTTGATGTTGAAGACACGGTCACGGATCGCCGACAGGTCGGTCGCCGCGTAGCCGTAGCCGCCGTCCGACTTCTGGACGATCAGCGGGACCGGGTTGCCGTCCGGGCCCTTGACGTCCTCGAAGAAGACGCAGAGGGCGCCCTCGGAGCGGACCGCGACCCCGGACTCCTCCAGGAGACGGCAGGTCTCCGCCAGCATGTCGTTGTAACCCGACTCGCCGACGATGTCCTCGTCCCGGATCTCCATGTCCAGCTTCTCGAAGACCGAGAAGAAGTAGATCTTCGACTCGTCGACGAACTTCTGCCAGGTCGCGAGCGTGTGCGGGTCGCCCGCCTGGAGGTCCACCACCCGGCGCCGGGCCCGGGTCTTGAACTCCTCGTCCGCGTCGAACAGCCTGCGCGCGGCCTTGTAGAGGCGGTCGAGGTTCGACATCGCCTCCTCGCCGCTCACCTGGGACTCCTTGTGGTCCAGCTCGTGCGGGTGCTCGTCCAGATACTGGATGAGCATGCCGAACTGGGTGCCCCAGTCGCCGATGTGGTGCCGGCGGACCACGCTCTCGCCGGTGAACTCCAGGATCTGCACCGTCGCGTCGCCGATGACCGCCGACCGCAGATGACCGACGTGCATCTCCTTCGCCACGTTCGGCTGGGCGTAGTCGATGACCGTCGTGCCGGGGTGGCCGGAGTGCGGCACGCCCAGGCGGTCCGCGTCCGCGTACCGGGCGGCGAGGTTCCGGGTGATCGCGCCGTCGGTGATCGTCACGTTCAGGAAGCCGGGGCCCGAGACCTCGACCTCTTCGATCAGGTCACCCGTGACCACGTGCGCCACGACCTGCGTCGCCAGCTCCCGCGGGTTCGCCTTCGCCTTCTTGGCCAGCGCCAGGATGCCGTTGGCCTGGAAGTCGGCCCGGTCGCTTCGTCGCAGCAGCGGGTCCGCGCCGGCGGCCTCCGGCAGGGTGGCCGAGAGAGCGGACGTGAGGTGCTGTTCGACGGAGTGGCTGAGGGACGTGACCGGGGCCATAGGAGTGGGTGCCGTTCTCCTCGTGGGGATGGATAGACGCAGTCAGTATCCCATGGGGGGTAAAGCCGTTTTCCCGGGCGCGGGGCCGTCTGGGACAATGGAACGCACTTCAAACCCGGAAGCCTTCAGAACAAGAGGACGTGCCGATCGTGGCTCTGAGCACCGAGACCACCGACTGGGTCTCCCGTTTCGCGGATGAGGTCATCGAGGAGTCGGAGCGTCGGGCCCCCGGGAAACCGGTCGTTGTCGCGTCCGGGCTCTCTCCCTCCGGACCCATCCACCTGGGCAACCTCCGCGAGGTCATGACCCCGCACCTGGTCGCCGACGAGCTCCGCCGCCGCGGACACCAGGTCCGCCACCTGATCTCCTGGGACGACTACGACCGCTACCGCAAGGTGCCGCAGGGCATCGCCGGGATCGACGACTCCTGGGCCGAGCACATCGGCAAGCCGCTGACCTCCGTCCCGGCGCCGCAGGGCTCGACACACCCGAACTGGGCCGAGCACTTCAAGGCCGCGATGGTCGAGTCGCTGGCCGAGCTCGGCGTGGAGTTCGACGGGATCAGCCAGACGGCGCAGTACACCTCCGGTGTCTATCGCGAGCAGATCCTGCACGCGATCAAGCACCGCGGTGACATCGACGCGATCCTCGACCAGTACCGCACCAAGAAGGCCCCCGCGAAGAAGCAGCAGCAGAAGCCGCTCGACGAGGCCGAGCTCGAGGCGGCGGAGGGGTCGGGCGCGGCGAACGAGGACGACGGCTCGTCCGGCTCGGCGGGCTACTTCCCGTACAAGCCGTACTGCGGCAACTGCGAGAAGGACCTCACCACGGTCACCTCGTACGTCGACGACACCACCGAGCTGTCCTACACCTGCACCGCCTGCGGATTCGCCGAGACCGTCCGGCTGAACGAGTTCAACCGCGGCAAGCTGGTCTGGAAGGTCGACTGGCCGATGCGCTGGGCGTACGAGGGCGTCGTGTTCGAGCCGAGCGGCGTCGACCACTCGTCCCCCGGGTCCAGCTTCCAGGTCGGCGGCCAGATCGTCGGCATCTTCGGCGGCAAGCAGCCCATCGGGCCCATGTACGCCTTCGTCGGCATCAGCGGCATGGCGAAGATGTCGTCCTCGAAGGGCGGTGTCCCCACCGCCGCCGACGCGCTGAAGATCATGGAGCCGCAGCTGCTGCGCTGGCTCTACGCCCGCCGCCGCCCCAACCAGTCCTTCAAGATCGCCTTCGACCAGGAGATCCAGCGGCTCTACGACGAGTGGGACAAGCTGGACGCCAAGGTGGCCGACGGCTCGGCGCTCCCGGCCGACATCGCCGCGCACGCCCGTGCGGTGGGCACGGCCGCCGGTGAGCTGCCGCGCACCGTCCGGCCGCTGCCGTACCGCACGCTGGCCTCGGTCGCCGACATCACCGCCGGACACCAGGACCAGGCTCTGCGGATCCTCTCCGACCTCGACCCGGAGAACCCGCTCGGCTCCCTCGACGAGGCGCGGCCCCGGTACGACAAGGCCGAGGCCTGGATCAACACCCATGTCCCCGCCGACCAGCGCACCATCGTCCGCGCCGAAGTCGACGCCGAGCTGCTGAAGTCCCTCGACGAGGCCTCCCGGCAGTCCCTGCGGCTTCTGCTCGACGGACTCGCTGACCACTGGTCGCTGGACGGGCTCACGCACCTCGTCTACGGCGTGCCCAAGGTCCAGGCCGGGTTCTCCGCCGACGCCACGCCCAAGGAACTCCCGCCGGAGATCAAGACCGCCCAGCGGACGTTCTTCGCCCTGCTCTACCACCTGCTGGTGGGGCGTGACACCGGGCCGCGGCTGCCCACGCTGCTGCTGGCCGTGGGCCAGGAGCGGGTGCGGGCCCTGCTCGGGGAGTAAGCGGCACTTCCACGACGGAGGGGGCGCCCGGTGTCAGCACCGGGCGCCCCCTCCGTCGTACACCTGCGCATCAGGCGATGTGGTCCTCCTCCAGTTCCGCCGCGTGGCGGTTCTGGAAGCGCATGACCATGCGCTTGGCCTCGGAGTCCGGGATGGGGGTGCCGTACGTCGCCTCCACGTCGTAGCTGAACTGGCTCGGCGTCGGGTAGCCGCTGCCGCTCATCGACGACTGCTTGAAGATCTGGTAGTACGACTCCTCGTCCGGCTCGGGGATCGGCGTACCGCCGCCCTCACCGAGCTCGCGGCTGCGGCCCGGCCCCACCGGGATGGGGAACGAACCGGTCTCCTCCGGAGAGGGCTCCTGCGCCGGAGGCTCCTCCTGGTACTGGTCCTGGTACTGCTCGGCCTGCTGCTGCTCCTCGTACCACTGGGCGTACTGCTCCGAGGGGTCGTACGTGGGGTCGTAGCCCCCCTGGTACGCGACCTCGTGCGGCGCCTGGAACCACGGGCTCTGCTCCTCCTCCGTGGGCGCGGGGGCGGGCGCATGGCCGACCTGCTGTGCCCACGGTGTCTGCTGGGCCTGCCGGGGCACGGGAGCCGCCTCGACGGCACGGACGCCCGCGTCGACCGGGGCGGCCGCCGTCAGCTCCTGCTGGGGCGCGGCCGCCGGTATCGGCGCCGGAGGGAGCACGGCCGGCTCTATGCCCGCCGCCGCCAGACCCGCCGGGGCGGTCTCCGCCAGCGGGACGCCGTAACGGGCCAGCCGCAGCGGCATCAGCGACTCCACCGGGGCCTTGCGGCGCCAGGCACGGCCGAAGCGGGAACGCAGCCTCGCCTGATAGACGAGACGTTCCTGCTCCAGCTTGATCACCTGTTCGTAGGAGCGCAGCTCCCACAGCTTCATACGGCGCCAGAGCAGGAAGGTGGGCAGCGGCGAGAGCAGCCAGCGCGTGAGGCGCACGCCCTCCATGTGCTTGTCCGCCGTGATGTCCGCGATCCGGCCGATCGCGTGCCGGGCCGCCTCGACGGAGACCACGAACAGGATCGGGATCACCGCGTGCATACCCGTGCCCAGCGGGTCCGGCCAGGCGGCCGCGCCGTTGAAGGCGATCGTCGCCGCCGTCAGCAGCCACGCCGTCTGCCGGAGCAGCGGGAAGGGGATGCGGATCCAGGTCAGCAGCAGATCCAGGGCCAGCAGGACGCAGATACCCGCGTCGATACCGATCGGGAACACATACGAGAAGTTGCCGAAGCCCTTCTCGAGGGCCAGTTCCCGGACGGCCGCGTACGAACCGGCGAAGCCGATTCCGGCGATGATCACGGCGCCGGTCACGACCACGCCGATGAGAACGCGGTGCGTCCGGGTCAGCTGTATTGGCGCGGACACCCGTACTCCCCTCCCCTTGCGTGTTCTTGCGCGCAACAGGGTGGCACATGTGTGCGGCGCACGTGTTGCCGGTCCGTCAGCTCTTCGCGGAAGCGGACGCCTTCGGGGCCGCCGCGGCCGCCTTGGACGCCGTCGCCTTCGGGGTCGCCGACGACGACTTGGAGGGCGTCGCCTTCGGGTCGGAGGAGGCCGACTCGGACGGGGACGGACTGGTGGCCGAGGTGTCCGAACCGCCGCTGCCGCCCTCGCCGTTGGCCGACTGCACCGCGGCCACCGTCTCCTTGGCCGCCTTCTCCGCCGACTTCGTCAGGGTCTCCGCGCTGGGCGCCTTGTCGCCCGCCAGACCGGCACCGTTGTAGTCGAGTGTGAGCACCACGTTCTCGACGCGGACCACGACCGTCTGCTGCTTGAAGGCGCCCTCCGACTTCTTCAGGTCGTAGCGCACCGACGTCGCCTCGTCACCCGTCGAAGCCACCGGCGCCGACTTGACGTTCTTCGCGCCCGACACCGCCTGGGCGTCCTTGACCTGCTTCGCGTAGTACGTCTTCGCCTGCGACTCGCCGTCACCGGTGGTCGCGTCCGACTCGAAGCGCAGCAGGGAAACGTTCAGCCAGCGGAACTGCGAGCCCTTCACACCGTTGTTGGCCAGGCTGGACCAGGAGCAACTGGCCCGGGCCGCGGTGTCGCTGGACGTCCCCTCCTTGCCCTTGGCCGCCCCCTTCGGCACCAGCTCCGTCAGCGTCTTCTTCGACACCACCGCGCACGCCTCGGGCAGCGTCTTGTACGCCGCCGCCTGCACGGTCGGCGCTGCGCTCGCCGCGGAGTCGGTGCCGGAACCGGCGCCGGTGGAGGCGCCGGTGTCCTTCGCGTCGTTGCCCGAGCCGGAGTCCGAGGAGCAGCCCGCGGCCAACAGCATCACCGGGACGGCGACCGCCGCGGCCAGGAGGCGGTTCAGCCCGCCGGCCCGGTTCACTCGCTCGGCACGCTGCTCGCGCTGGTCAAACTGGCCGTCTCGCTGGGCTCGTCGCTG
The sequence above is a segment of the Streptomyces asoensis genome. Coding sequences within it:
- a CDS encoding PLP-dependent aminotransferase family protein, whose amino-acid sequence is MTVAAESPSAPASVPAAAPGPVPVPASVPSLAARVRSIGGSPVRDILAVTARPEVINFAGGLPAPELFDREGVAAAFRFALEEVPAQALQYATTEGEPSLRERLAARTTARGLPTTADDLLVTTGSQQALSLLATALLDPGDTVLVEAPCYLAALQVFGLAGARIVAVPGDADGPDPEALADLVVRERPKLLYTVPTFQNPTGRTVPAERRAAVAAVAARHGLWIVEDDPYGELRYDGERVPWIAAHPDARDRTVLLGSFSKVMAPGIRLGWLRAPDELRRACVVAKQAADLHTPTVNQLAAARYLTAFDLDAHVARVAAVYRERRDAMLAGLADALPAGSVWTRPEGGMFLWVRLPESYDTTALLPQVVAQDVAYVPGAPFYAGEPDRSTLRLCFVTQTPEEIGEGLRRLGRGLTG
- a CDS encoding DUF4253 domain-containing protein, which produces MATLPNPLPKLASDPSGRSLGLQLPPGRLIDTTDEGVWHEPLLWHAEQSASSGNWTALGGTAGRAGLVPVLVDLGGSQGGPSEWELMPAAVSYPGDHDAEEILAEYWEECAADGEEWPGLAAPGTLTADPDARAAQIADTLAEQGPSWFGSPHVALVPARRSADVPAAVGWSGPANHEHDVARLCAVLRSWEDRFGIRVVGLGFDVLAVSVAAPPGTLAEAEPIAAEHFAFCPDNVLQGPGTLEAYAQQLVGEPTWTFWWD
- a CDS encoding DUF2690 domain-containing protein, producing the protein MSGAIALTLLLLPGQHGAPHPAVSPSPSVTGPRCRGTACEAGSPMDMRCATAPETVAEHVTATATGASVQLRYSRECGTSRTRMWGARIGDRIESEAVGGVRPYRAEVKDRAEADTYVHTAMTATRPGTLVRTCFLPTADGRKECFEARVGRAPEPTPRTRTSHPSTT
- the argS gene encoding arginine--tRNA ligase, yielding MAPVTSLSHSVEQHLTSALSATLPEAAGADPLLRRSDRADFQANGILALAKKAKANPRELATQVVAHVVTGDLIEEVEVSGPGFLNVTITDGAITRNLAARYADADRLGVPHSGHPGTTVIDYAQPNVAKEMHVGHLRSAVIGDATVQILEFTGESVVRRHHIGDWGTQFGMLIQYLDEHPHELDHKESQVSGEEAMSNLDRLYKAARRLFDADEEFKTRARRRVVDLQAGDPHTLATWQKFVDESKIYFFSVFEKLDMEIRDEDIVGESGYNDMLAETCRLLEESGVAVRSEGALCVFFEDVKGPDGNPVPLIVQKSDGGYGYAATDLSAIRDRVFNIKASTLLYVVDARQSLHFKMVFETARRAGWLNEDVKAHQLAFGTVLGKDGKPFKTREGETVKLVDLLDEAVERATTVVREKAVKVGLSEPEIVENGRYVGVGAVKYADLSTSAVRDYKFDLDQMVSLNGDTSVYLQYAYARIQSILRKAGEARPAAHPELELAPAERALGLHLDRFGETVHEVAAAYEPHKLAAYLYQLASHLTTFYDQCHVLSPDNSPEVVENRLFLVDLTARTLHLGMALLGIRTPDKL
- the lysS gene encoding lysine--tRNA ligase, which codes for MPIVALSTETTDWVSRFADEVIEESERRAPGKPVVVASGLSPSGPIHLGNLREVMTPHLVADELRRRGHQVRHLISWDDYDRYRKVPQGIAGIDDSWAEHIGKPLTSVPAPQGSTHPNWAEHFKAAMVESLAELGVEFDGISQTAQYTSGVYREQILHAIKHRGDIDAILDQYRTKKAPAKKQQQKPLDEAELEAAEGSGAANEDDGSSGSAGYFPYKPYCGNCEKDLTTVTSYVDDTTELSYTCTACGFAETVRLNEFNRGKLVWKVDWPMRWAYEGVVFEPSGVDHSSPGSSFQVGGQIVGIFGGKQPIGPMYAFVGISGMAKMSSSKGGVPTAADALKIMEPQLLRWLYARRRPNQSFKIAFDQEIQRLYDEWDKLDAKVADGSALPADIAAHARAVGTAAGELPRTVRPLPYRTLASVADITAGHQDQALRILSDLDPENPLGSLDEARPRYDKAEAWINTHVPADQRTIVRAEVDAELLKSLDEASRQSLRLLLDGLADHWSLDGLTHLVYGVPKVQAGFSADATPKELPPEIKTAQRTFFALLYHLLVGRDTGPRLPTLLLAVGQERVRALLGE
- a CDS encoding DUF2637 domain-containing protein; the encoded protein is MSAPIQLTRTHRVLIGVVVTGAVIIAGIGFAGSYAAVRELALEKGFGNFSYVFPIGIDAGICVLLALDLLLTWIRIPFPLLRQTAWLLTAATIAFNGAAAWPDPLGTGMHAVIPILFVVSVEAARHAIGRIADITADKHMEGVRLTRWLLSPLPTFLLWRRMKLWELRSYEQVIKLEQERLVYQARLRSRFGRAWRRKAPVESLMPLRLARYGVPLAETAPAGLAAAGIEPAVLPPAPIPAAAPQQELTAAAPVDAGVRAVEAAPVPRQAQQTPWAQQVGHAPAPAPTEEEQSPWFQAPHEVAYQGGYDPTYDPSEQYAQWYEEQQQAEQYQDQYQEEPPAQEPSPEETGSFPIPVGPGRSRELGEGGGTPIPEPDEESYYQIFKQSSMSGSGYPTPSQFSYDVEATYGTPIPDSEAKRMVMRFQNRHAAELEEDHIA
- a CDS encoding DUF3558 domain-containing protein, which gives rise to MSEGTMQRRAQRDGQFDQREQRAERVNRAGGLNRLLAAAVAVPVMLLAAGCSSDSGSGNDAKDTGASTGAGSGTDSAASAAPTVQAAAYKTLPEACAVVSKKTLTELVPKGAAKGKEGTSSDTAARASCSWSSLANNGVKGSQFRWLNVSLLRFESDATTGDGESQAKTYYAKQVKDAQAVSGAKNVKSAPVASTGDEATSVRYDLKKSEGAFKQQTVVVRVENVVLTLDYNGAGLAGDKAPSAETLTKSAEKAAKETVAAVQSANGEGGSGGSDTSATSPSPSESASSDPKATPSKSSSATPKATASKAAAAAPKASASAKS